Proteins from a genomic interval of Moorena sp. SIOASIH:
- a CDS encoding transposase: protein MKAPTKVIRTDIWKLNPNSEQRWLFGETVKVYRRACRYLVGIIFSHWSELGSLTADQLTPAVERLMHQTVKRPNIKYPQFNKTFYKFPSYYRRAAIAFAAGQVSSFVTRYNEWQSGARKRRNASPPRLNPDAGCYPALYKGQCYKLHGFEQVEIKVFNGSDWVWTTIQITGLRERHKAASNKMLSPSLIFNDLYCHLSVPFNCKPEKRKPEANVTAVDLGINTTATIAVVAHDGTVIHREFIHPGRDIDRRDKRLKSVSVRASKTMGFGGKIHRGFCSYTYQKCQRINNQIGQIVSKGIVQIALRFNSEAIVFENLKGWKPKGGRKRSNLRQRFHGWLKGKIRDFTEMKWTELGGKVVEVVAAYTSKLAYDGSGTVKRNSNNYALATFPSGKRFNADLNGAYNIGARGILKLARRNDSKDRSSKSSGRSPRSWACLCDLWTLGSYRLA from the coding sequence GTGAAAGCGCCAACTAAAGTCATTAGAACAGACATTTGGAAACTTAACCCAAACTCCGAACAGCGTTGGCTTTTTGGAGAAACGGTTAAAGTTTACCGTCGGGCTTGCAGATACTTGGTTGGTATTATTTTTTCACACTGGTCTGAGTTGGGTTCTTTGACAGCCGATCAGCTGACTCCTGCTGTTGAGCGCTTGATGCACCAAACTGTCAAACGCCCCAACATTAAATACCCTCAATTCAATAAAACTTTTTACAAATTCCCCAGTTATTATCGCCGTGCCGCAATCGCTTTTGCAGCTGGTCAAGTTAGTAGTTTTGTTACTCGTTATAACGAATGGCAATCGGGGGCACGAAAGCGGCGCAATGCTAGTCCTCCACGACTAAACCCAGACGCTGGTTGTTATCCAGCCCTCTACAAGGGACAATGCTACAAGCTACACGGCTTTGAACAAGTCGAAATCAAGGTTTTTAATGGCTCAGATTGGGTTTGGACTACGATTCAAATTACTGGCTTAAGGGAACGCCATAAAGCAGCAAGTAATAAAATGCTGTCACCGTCCTTGATATTCAATGACTTGTACTGTCATCTGTCAGTTCCGTTCAACTGCAAACCCGAAAAACGGAAGCCTGAAGCCAATGTTACAGCTGTAGATCTAGGGATTAATACTACTGCGACTATAGCGGTTGTAGCTCATGACGGCACTGTAATCCACAGGGAGTTTATTCACCCGGGAAGAGACATAGACCGTCGGGACAAGCGACTAAAATCCGTATCTGTACGGGCGTCAAAAACTATGGGTTTTGGCGGCAAAATTCACAGAGGTTTCTGCTCTTATACCTATCAAAAGTGTCAGAGAATCAATAACCAAATTGGCCAGATCGTTTCCAAGGGAATTGTGCAAATTGCGCTCAGGTTTAATTCTGAAGCAATTGTATTTGAGAACCTTAAAGGATGGAAACCCAAAGGTGGACGTAAGCGGTCTAATCTTCGTCAACGTTTTCACGGATGGCTCAAAGGAAAAATTCGCGATTTTACTGAGATGAAATGGACGGAGTTGGGTGGCAAAGTAGTAGAGGTTGTGGCGGCCTATACCTCAAAACTTGCCTATGACGGTTCTGGCACGGTTAAGCGCAATTCTAATAACTATGCTCTGGCAACCTTCCCCTCAGGTAAGCGTTTCAATGCCGATTTAAACGGCGCTTACAACATTGGTGCTAGGGGTATTCTTAAACTTGCTCGCAGAAATGACAGCAAGGAT
- a CDS encoding toxin-antitoxin system HicB family antitoxin, with amino-acid sequence MKVNYQHYTYSITWSKEDEEFVGLCAEFPSLSHLDTSLVAALEGISNLVAEVLEDMETSGEPIPEPLAEKKYSGKFQKRIPPEQHRSLAIKAAESGVSLNRYISLKLCS; translated from the coding sequence ATGAAAGTTAATTACCAACACTACACTTATAGCATCACATGGTCAAAAGAAGACGAGGAGTTTGTGGGATTGTGTGCAGAATTTCCCAGTCTATCTCACCTTGACACATCTCTGGTAGCTGCTTTAGAAGGCATTAGTAATTTAGTCGCAGAAGTCCTCGAAGACATGGAAACCTCTGGAGAACCTATTCCAGAACCTCTTGCCGAGAAAAAATATAGCGGTAAATTTCAAAAACGAATTCCACCGGAGCAACATCGTTCATTGGCAATAAAAGCCGCTGAGTCTGGAGTAAGTCTTAACCGTTACATAAGTTTGAAGCTATGTAGCTAA
- a CDS encoding zinc ribbon domain-containing protein, with the protein MPKKVGVTKKISTQIVPVVGMTESVELELLQTMKKLGIVRSESYNKLGSISHWGIDWKKAYPEVRSFRTPESLGLPSKLMEWTVSDTAKAIAAQQAACIEAVIKKIYKRFSGKDNQKTRKEYATQLKTLAFLDNSLLHRLVRKEFQRGHSWVNNQIVYQQGGYRCKRLSRNTYQLELAGLKRGKRNKIVVRSNRKIKGQIRLIYNQLVKKFEIYFLVDHGTVEIPADRRAIGIDKGYTEAFYDSDGQAHGKSLGKLTTQKSDRICAKNRNRGKLWALHRKLENIDPVKSARILENNLTRKTENRRYRKNQSELTAIIGAASKSLFNGESLKVFAEYLTQPIQNKRQSKAMSRKLNSWMKGQMRDSLQKWANWTGSVVTEVQPSYTSQVDSRNGTLLGKRTGDNFTGFDGVVLQADYNAAKNVLARGTDNGITRYMNKTEVQAVLLRRTARFLKGMGLSLLDAVELGWLDCKHSKTRAFKQLLVGMPGTPK; encoded by the coding sequence ATGCCCAAGAAAGTAGGAGTGACCAAGAAAATATCAACTCAGATTGTTCCTGTAGTGGGGATGACTGAGTCGGTTGAGCTTGAGTTGCTACAGACAATGAAAAAATTAGGCATCGTCAGGTCTGAATCCTACAACAAGTTAGGTAGCATAAGTCATTGGGGGATTGACTGGAAGAAAGCCTATCCAGAGGTTAGGAGTTTTAGAACTCCTGAATCCTTGGGACTGCCCTCTAAGTTAATGGAGTGGACTGTTAGCGACACAGCAAAAGCGATTGCAGCTCAACAAGCTGCTTGTATTGAAGCAGTAATCAAAAAGATTTACAAAAGGTTTTCTGGAAAAGATAACCAAAAGACCAGAAAAGAATATGCCACGCAGCTAAAGACCTTAGCTTTTCTGGACAATTCACTCCTGCATAGGCTGGTCAGAAAGGAGTTCCAAAGGGGTCACTCTTGGGTCAATAATCAGATAGTTTATCAGCAAGGAGGGTATAGATGCAAAAGACTCTCCCGCAATACTTACCAACTAGAACTAGCTGGACTAAAAAGAGGAAAAAGGAACAAAATAGTTGTTAGGTCTAATCGGAAAATCAAAGGCCAGATTAGACTGATATACAACCAACTTGTGAAAAAATTTGAGATTTACTTCTTGGTAGACCATGGAACTGTAGAAATTCCTGCTGATCGCCGAGCCATTGGGATAGACAAGGGATACACTGAGGCTTTCTATGATTCAGATGGTCAAGCACACGGAAAAAGCTTGGGCAAATTGACAACCCAGAAATCCGACCGAATATGTGCCAAAAACCGCAACAGAGGGAAGCTTTGGGCGCTTCATAGAAAACTAGAAAATATAGACCCAGTTAAGTCGGCTCGAATATTAGAAAATAACTTAACTAGAAAAACAGAAAATCGCCGATACAGAAAGAATCAGTCAGAACTCACAGCTATAATAGGAGCCGCATCCAAGTCTCTGTTCAACGGAGAATCATTAAAAGTATTTGCTGAATATTTAACACAACCAATCCAAAATAAACGTCAGTCCAAAGCCATGTCCCGCAAGCTTAATAGTTGGATGAAGGGTCAAATGCGGGACTCTTTACAGAAATGGGCTAATTGGACTGGGTCGGTTGTTACAGAAGTCCAGCCTAGTTACACGTCGCAAGTTGACTCCAGGAATGGAACCCTTCTCGGGAAAAGGACTGGGGACAATTTTACCGGATTTGATGGGGTCGTGTTGCAGGCTGACTATAATGCTGCCAAAAACGTCCTTGCTCGGGGTACAGACAACGGAATTACTCGGTACATGAATAAAACCGAGGTGCAGGCAGTATTATTGCGCCGTACCGCGCGTTTCTTGAAAGGGATGGGACTGAGTCTACTTGATGCAGTTGAGCTTGGTTGGCTTGACTGTAAACATAGCAAAACTCGGGCTTTCAAGCAACTCCTGGTCGGGATGCCAGGAACGCCCAAATAG
- a CDS encoding PIN domain-containing protein: protein MLHVLLDVLAQRQPFVVASAQALNTVTQEDVEGYVSGHAITNIFYILRRQVGSEAALRLLSTLLQRCSAVLGRQRGLGGLPHERLPWFPPLAIASRQRIQIASITDQVIRAALQSSMTDFEDAVTSEAALALGLDLIVTRNISDFVSSSVPVMLPEEFLAALSEST, encoded by the coding sequence ATGTTGCACGTATTACTTGATGTTCTAGCTCAACGCCAACCATTTGTTGTTGCTTCAGCACAAGCTTTAAATACAGTAACCCAGGAAGACGTTGAAGGATATGTTTCAGGCCATGCCATAACCAACATTTTCTATATTTTGCGTCGTCAGGTGGGGAGTGAGGCTGCACTGAGACTACTATCGACATTATTACAGCGATGCAGCGCGGTCTTGGGGAGGCAGCGCGGTCTTGGGGGTCTCCCCCATGAGCGACTGCCGTGGTTTCCCCCACTCGCTATTGCATCAAGACAACGTATTCAAATTGCCAGCATAACCGATCAGGTGATTCGAGCTGCTCTGCAAAGCTCCATGACTGATTTTGAAGATGCGGTGACCAGTGAAGCTGCACTTGCCTTAGGTCTCGACCTGATCGTTACACGCAACATATCTGATTTTGTGTCATCTTCAGTTCCCGTAATGCTACCGGAGGAATTCTTGGCAGCGCTATCAGAATCAACTTAA
- a CDS encoding transposase → MKLTPNSVKKIRVFPCKELHKIWKTWLNAYRWIYNWSIATIKNGYVGSAYVLQKLARNSDRPEWVKTLPGHQLQEAVADAIDASKQAKANGGFAKFKSCRETSQVIKFKAGNFKKGSWYLRKVKGLSFRSPQGFPDQCIYGTQLVWIKGKWYGIFPEYIEPTPTTVDKVIALDPGIRTFLTGFDGFSYLEIGTGDIGRIQRLCQQLDRLMSRIDLSSAKRQRRAMRKASHRLRQKIQDLIKDCHNKSASFLVNNYKLIFIPTFETSQMVVKSARRLNKKTARNMLTWSHYKFRQHLIQMADRNDVRVVLVNESYTSKTCPECGQIHEKLGGNKKFQCPKCGFSLPRDWNGARNIMIRALSATTTRFSSGAIQVIPADE, encoded by the coding sequence ATGAAATTGACACCAAACAGTGTCAAGAAAATCAGGGTGTTTCCTTGTAAAGAGCTTCACAAGATTTGGAAAACTTGGCTTAATGCATACAGGTGGATCTACAACTGGTCTATCGCTACTATCAAAAATGGCTATGTTGGTAGTGCTTATGTACTACAAAAACTGGCTAGAAACTCTGATAGACCAGAGTGGGTAAAAACCCTACCCGGACATCAATTACAAGAAGCTGTTGCCGATGCAATTGATGCGTCAAAACAAGCCAAAGCTAATGGAGGTTTTGCTAAATTTAAGTCTTGTCGAGAAACAAGTCAGGTAATCAAATTCAAAGCGGGAAACTTCAAGAAAGGTTCTTGGTACCTAAGAAAGGTAAAAGGCTTGTCTTTCCGTTCACCTCAAGGCTTTCCTGATCAATGTATTTACGGGACCCAGCTAGTGTGGATAAAGGGAAAATGGTATGGTATTTTTCCTGAATACATTGAGCCGACTCCTACGACTGTTGACAAGGTGATAGCTTTAGACCCAGGGATTAGGACTTTCTTGACTGGGTTTGATGGCTTCAGTTATCTCGAAATAGGGACTGGTGATATTGGTAGAATCCAAAGACTTTGTCAACAGTTAGATCGTTTGATGAGTCGTATTGACTTAAGCTCTGCCAAACGTCAGAGACGAGCAATGAGGAAAGCTTCCCATCGGTTACGCCAAAAAATCCAAGATTTGATCAAAGACTGCCACAACAAGTCAGCTTCTTTTCTTGTTAATAACTACAAGCTGATTTTTATTCCGACATTTGAGACCTCTCAAATGGTAGTGAAGTCAGCCAGGAGATTAAATAAGAAAACAGCTCGTAACATGCTCACTTGGAGTCACTATAAGTTTCGTCAACATTTAATACAAATGGCTGATCGAAATGACGTGAGAGTGGTCTTAGTTAATGAATCTTACACAAGTAAGACTTGTCCAGAATGTGGTCAAATTCACGAAAAATTAGGCGGTAACAAAAAATTTCAATGCCCAAAATGTGGTTTCTCGTTACCACGGGATTGGAATGGCGCGCGAAACATAATGATTCGCGCTTTGTCGGCAACAACCACCAGGTTTTCATCTGGTGCTATACAGGTCATTCCTGCTGATGAGTAG
- a CDS encoding IS607 family transposase, with product MRTQGNQSRFCIEGKDPKSKPVIGYARVSTHSQRDDLDRQAQFLRSKYHYAEIVSEVGSRLNFRRRKFLKILERIYSSDISAFVVAYPDRAVRFGFPLLEWLFQKGKVKLVVLNERKLSPEQELVEDILSCLHCFSARLYGLGKSQKQVTQAVQDKISEPDDEIDTKQCQENQGVSL from the coding sequence ATTAGAACCCAAGGCAATCAGAGCAGGTTCTGCATTGAAGGAAAAGACCCGAAAAGTAAGCCCGTTATCGGTTATGCACGGGTCTCTACCCATTCCCAACGAGATGACCTCGACAGACAAGCTCAATTTTTACGGTCAAAATACCACTACGCTGAAATTGTTTCAGAAGTTGGATCACGACTCAATTTTAGGCGGCGCAAATTTCTCAAAATATTGGAGCGAATATACTCGTCTGATATCTCAGCATTTGTCGTTGCCTATCCAGACAGAGCAGTCAGATTTGGGTTTCCATTACTTGAATGGTTGTTCCAAAAAGGTAAGGTCAAACTCGTGGTTCTCAATGAACGCAAGCTGTCCCCAGAACAAGAGCTTGTCGAAGATATCTTGTCCTGCCTCCACTGTTTCTCTGCTAGGCTTTACGGACTCGGAAAATCTCAAAAGCAAGTCACGCAAGCGGTACAAGACAAAATCTCGGAACCAGACGATGAAATTGACACCAAACAGTGTCAAGAAAATCAGGGTGTTTCCTTGTAA
- a CDS encoding Uma2 family endonuclease: MTPLALNLDTIELTDEQFYQLCQNNRELQFERTAKGELIIMPPVGGESGNREADLIIDLGIWNRQTGLGYTFSSSTVFKLPNGANRSPDCAWIQRERWEALTPEQRRKFPPIVPDFVIELRSATDDLEMLRSKMGEYRDVGVQLRWLINPQQQQVEIYRQGQEVVVRNLPTELSDENLLPGFRLRLSRYL; encoded by the coding sequence ATGACTCCTTTGGCATTAAATTTAGACACCATTGAGCTGACTGACGAACAGTTCTATCAGCTATGTCAAAATAACCGTGAATTACAGTTTGAACGAACGGCCAAAGGAGAATTAATTATTATGCCACCTGTTGGCGGAGAGAGCGGCAATCGAGAAGCAGATTTAATTATCGATTTGGGAATTTGGAATCGGCAAACTGGTCTCGGTTATACCTTCAGTTCCTCCACTGTATTTAAATTGCCCAATGGCGCAAATCGTTCTCCTGATTGTGCTTGGATTCAAAGGGAACGTTGGGAAGCCCTTACCCCTGAACAAAGACGCAAGTTTCCCCCGATTGTACCGGATTTTGTGATTGAGTTAAGGTCAGCAACGGATGATTTGGAAATGCTGCGTTCTAAGATGGGGGAATATAGAGATGTAGGGGTACAGTTGCGATGGTTGATTAATCCCCAACAGCAGCAAGTGGAAATTTATCGTCAAGGGCAAGAGGTAGTGGTGCGAAACCTTCCCACGGAATTATCTGATGAGAATCTATTGCCTGGATTTAGATTGCGTTTATCCCGGTATTTGTAG
- a CDS encoding sigma-70 family RNA polymerase sigma factor, whose translation MISDIQLEASSTALGQSHHFSEKEFWQQWQQYQDYLYHRCLRWMGGNPTDAEDALSRAMLKAWEKVQKLAGKIANFKAWLTKLTHNLCVDIHREHRRSANHVEDIEGIPEEKGLVSCEDTPERALETDEKKIAISSAIDNLPARLHQTFILHFYQELSYREIAQQQNISYQNVCKRISQARAILREELRGYFIGEDETDRELSVTPTNQATESGIGEKSQPHGEVEPIVGETVTSSVAVEEVESVVGEEVQEVVRSLQHSESVPVAATSEEKLEVNNQALLRGGMNISGVGILPARKLKQARCLLHQHGHSAARWPFYQDGHSTARCLFQQDGHSTARCPPHQDVHSTARCPPHQDVHSTARCPPHQDGHSTARCPPQKTIKIIPHLYNAIAGLSFLITICSNFHLIKLTGRPCLIME comes from the coding sequence ATGATCTCAGATATTCAATTAGAAGCCAGTTCTACTGCATTGGGCCAATCCCATCACTTTTCAGAGAAAGAGTTTTGGCAGCAATGGCAGCAATATCAAGACTATCTCTATCATCGCTGTCTCAGGTGGATGGGTGGAAACCCTACCGATGCTGAAGATGCCCTGAGTCGAGCCATGCTCAAGGCATGGGAAAAGGTGCAAAAATTGGCGGGGAAAATCGCTAATTTTAAGGCTTGGCTGACAAAGCTGACTCATAACCTCTGCGTGGATATTCATCGAGAACATCGTCGCAGCGCGAACCACGTTGAGGATATAGAAGGGATTCCAGAGGAAAAAGGACTGGTTTCCTGTGAGGATACGCCAGAAAGGGCTTTGGAAACAGACGAGAAAAAGATTGCTATCAGCAGTGCCATTGATAACTTACCTGCTCGGCTGCACCAGACCTTTATCCTGCATTTTTATCAAGAACTGTCTTATCGAGAGATAGCCCAACAGCAAAATATTTCCTACCAGAATGTCTGTAAGCGCATCTCCCAGGCGCGAGCCATTCTGCGAGAGGAGTTGAGGGGATATTTTATCGGCGAGGATGAAACTGATAGGGAATTATCGGTTACACCAACTAATCAGGCAACTGAGTCAGGAATTGGGGAAAAGTCCCAGCCGCATGGGGAAGTTGAACCGATTGTGGGCGAGACGGTGACATCATCTGTGGCGGTGGAGGAAGTGGAGAGTGTTGTTGGTGAAGAAGTGCAGGAGGTAGTGCGATCGCTACAGCACTCAGAGTCGGTTCCTGTTGCAGCTACTTCTGAGGAGAAGTTAGAAGTCAACAATCAGGCATTGCTGAGGGGCGGGATGAACATCAGTGGGGTGGGCATCTTGCCTGCCCGGAAATTGAAACAGGCAAGATGCCTGTTACACCAACATGGCCATTCTGCAGCAAGATGGCCATTCTATCAAGATGGCCATTCCACAGCCAGATGCCTGTTCCAGCAAGATGGCCATTCCACAGCCAGATGCCCACCCCACCAAGATGTCCATTCCACAGCAAGATGCCCACCCCACCAAGATGTCCATTCCACAGCAAGATGCCCACCCCACCAAGATGGCCATTCCACGGCCAGATGCCCACCCCAAAAAACTATCAAAATCATCCCGCATTTATACAATGCCATAGCGGGTTTATCTTTTTTGATCACAATTTGCTCAAATTTCCATCTGATAAAGCTTACAGGCCGGCCTTGCTTAATAATGGAATGA
- a CDS encoding AAA-like domain-containing protein, translated as MNIDCILEIVDRQLKESQHRPLTSTEVMMLDGVWQYRTYNQIALEAGYSAGYLSNVVAPDLYQRLSEVIGQRVSKKNCRVLLESYATAQTAAETNPFQADLVKLELTGNAANETPEILPCYPSGSIPLNSPFYLERSSLEEQVYQEIKKPGALIRIKAPREMGKTSLLLRILDHGNRLGYHTVSLNLEQVEHGILSNLNQFLRWLCANIAHQLQRKPMLDEYWDEDLGSKISCTLYFQDYLLDLIDTPLILALDEVSQIFEHPQVAKDFLPLLRSWYEEGKRLPIWQKLRLVVVHSTEIYVPLELNQSPFNVGLPVQLYNFSQDEVQQLAQRYGLDWIGPEEARQLMVMLGGHPALVNLTLYHLSRKDITLSQLLESAPTATGIYAHHLQRHWATLAKQPELAQALDTVLKATEPVPLDPILTHKLSSMGLIKLSGAQAIAACELYRRFFIKKGEQQFMYTASFL; from the coding sequence ATGAATATTGATTGTATTCTGGAAATTGTTGACCGTCAACTAAAAGAGAGTCAACATCGACCCCTTACATCCACAGAAGTTATGATGCTGGATGGGGTTTGGCAGTATAGAACTTATAACCAAATTGCCCTCGAAGCAGGTTATAGTGCAGGCTACCTTAGTAATGTCGTTGCTCCAGATTTGTATCAGCGACTCTCGGAGGTGATTGGCCAGCGGGTAAGCAAGAAAAACTGTCGGGTGCTGCTGGAGTCTTATGCCACTGCCCAAACAGCCGCAGAGACAAACCCTTTTCAGGCAGATCTGGTGAAGCTAGAGCTGACGGGAAATGCTGCCAATGAAACCCCTGAGATACTACCTTGCTATCCCAGTGGCTCAATCCCTCTCAACTCTCCCTTTTACCTAGAACGCTCTTCCCTTGAGGAGCAAGTTTATCAAGAAATCAAGAAACCGGGAGCGTTAATCAGGATTAAAGCTCCCAGAGAAATGGGCAAAACCTCTCTGCTGCTGAGGATTCTTGACCATGGCAACCGCCTGGGCTACCATACTGTCAGCTTGAACCTAGAGCAAGTCGAGCACGGAATTTTAAGCAATTTGAATCAATTTTTGCGCTGGCTGTGTGCCAACATCGCTCACCAGCTTCAGCGTAAACCGATGCTAGATGAGTATTGGGATGAAGACCTGGGCAGTAAAATTAGCTGCACCCTCTACTTCCAAGACTATCTACTAGATTTAATTGATACTCCCCTAATCTTGGCATTGGATGAGGTGAGCCAGATTTTCGAGCATCCCCAAGTCGCGAAGGATTTTTTACCTCTGTTGCGTTCTTGGTACGAAGAAGGCAAAAGACTGCCCATCTGGCAAAAGCTTCGCCTGGTAGTGGTTCACTCCACGGAAATTTACGTTCCTCTGGAGCTTAACCAGTCTCCTTTCAATGTGGGGCTGCCGGTTCAGTTATACAACTTCAGCCAGGACGAGGTGCAGCAGTTAGCTCAACGCTACGGACTCGACTGGATAGGTCCCGAAGAAGCTAGACAATTAATGGTAATGCTGGGGGGACATCCAGCACTGGTAAACTTAACGCTCTATCATCTTAGTCGCAAGGACATAACTCTGTCCCAACTGCTAGAAAGTGCTCCCACTGCCACCGGAATTTATGCTCATCACTTGCAGCGTCATTGGGCAACATTGGCAAAACAGCCGGAATTAGCACAAGCTCTTGATACGGTTCTCAAGGCCACTGAACCTGTGCCCTTAGACCCCATCCTAACTCACAAGTTAAGCAGTATGGGGTTGATTAAACTTTCAGGTGCTCAAGCGATCGCAGCTTGTGAATTGTATCGGCGGTTTTTTATTAAAAAGGGAGAGCAACAGTTTATGTATACAGCATCTTTTTTGTAG
- a CDS encoding TOMM precursor leader peptide-binding protein — MLNKPQFNPSYSVETIEPDKVFLVSEREAVWLSDRISYSLAELIDGNRNNDEIIDTIQQSLLSDKKYFQETKTFFQDVFNVSVQAQYALLEMEKKGYLVEQENSLPPHLDIFCHHLNITPTVAHQRLQSTKVAVKTLGSVAAEDFIAMLESLNIQVADEGDLTVVVTDDYLEPKLDEFNQQALKSQSPWMLVKPLGTIIWIGPVFNPKQTGCWDCLAKRLRDNRPIEGFIERQKDISPSLVAPLGFLASTIQTGLGMAATEVFKWIVQGENKQLEHNLIAYDTITLQTQHHSLVKRPQCSSCGKMVKDLTNNPLPVVLGHRKKTFTADGGHRSCSPEETLRKYQHHISPITGVVRELKKIPGNGLTHNYIAKHHFISIFDDSASLQQNLGGRSAGKGRTNSQARASGFCEAIERYSGVFQGDEIREKSSYQQMGDKGIHPNACMNFSLQQYQNREQWNAECQGWFQKVPEPFDEEREIDWTPVWSLTHQEFKYLPTAYCYYGYRPSYKPECWADSNGCAAGNTIEEAILQGFMELVERDSVALWWYNCLKKPLVDLDSFDEPYFQSLKQYYQRINRELWVLDITSDLNIPVFAAISRRRDCQVEDIILGYGAHFDPKIAISRALTEVNQILPNVLFAKADGSTNYPPSADPLAVDWWQTATVAEQPYLLPEEGIAAKVSGDYLQMASDDLLEDVKLCQKIVEKNGMEMLVLDQTRPDIGLRVAKVIIPGMRHMWKRLAPGRLYEVPGKMGWLQEPLTEDQLNSFPMWM, encoded by the coding sequence ATGCTCAATAAGCCCCAGTTCAATCCCTCTTACTCAGTTGAAACTATAGAACCAGACAAGGTGTTTTTAGTCTCCGAGAGAGAAGCAGTTTGGTTAAGCGATCGCATTTCTTATAGTTTAGCTGAGTTAATCGATGGCAATCGCAATAATGACGAAATTATTGATACAATTCAACAATCCCTACTGTCAGACAAAAAATATTTTCAGGAAACTAAAACCTTTTTCCAAGACGTTTTTAATGTAAGTGTCCAAGCCCAATATGCTTTATTAGAAATGGAGAAAAAGGGCTATCTGGTTGAACAAGAGAACTCTTTACCACCGCACCTAGACATTTTCTGCCATCATCTCAACATCACTCCCACCGTCGCCCATCAACGATTGCAATCCACTAAAGTAGCAGTAAAAACATTAGGTTCGGTTGCTGCTGAGGACTTCATTGCTATGCTTGAGTCTCTAAATATTCAAGTAGCTGACGAAGGGGATTTGACAGTAGTTGTAACCGACGACTACCTTGAGCCGAAGCTAGATGAGTTCAATCAACAAGCCCTAAAGTCCCAATCTCCCTGGATGCTGGTTAAACCATTAGGAACGATAATCTGGATCGGCCCAGTATTTAATCCTAAGCAAACTGGTTGTTGGGACTGTTTAGCCAAGCGTTTGCGAGATAATAGACCGATTGAAGGGTTTATTGAGAGACAAAAAGACATTTCCCCTTCTTTAGTTGCTCCTTTGGGATTTTTGGCCTCTACAATACAAACTGGATTAGGAATGGCAGCCACAGAGGTGTTTAAGTGGATTGTCCAAGGGGAAAATAAACAATTAGAACATAATCTGATCGCTTACGATACAATCACGCTGCAAACCCAACATCATAGCTTGGTTAAACGTCCTCAATGTTCTAGCTGTGGAAAAATGGTAAAGGACTTAACCAACAATCCCCTACCGGTTGTTTTAGGACACCGTAAGAAAACCTTTACCGCAGATGGAGGACATCGTTCTTGTTCCCCTGAAGAAACCCTCAGGAAATATCAACATCATATTAGTCCCATTACTGGGGTTGTACGAGAACTCAAGAAAATACCTGGGAATGGATTAACTCATAACTACATTGCCAAACATCATTTTATTAGTATTTTTGATGATTCAGCCAGCTTACAGCAAAATTTGGGAGGGAGAAGTGCAGGGAAAGGTAGGACTAACTCTCAAGCTAGGGCTAGCGGTTTTTGCGAAGCAATCGAGCGATATTCTGGGGTGTTCCAAGGGGATGAAATTAGAGAAAAATCCAGTTACCAACAAATGGGAGACAAAGGGATACACCCCAATGCTTGTATGAACTTCAGTCTACAGCAATATCAGAATAGAGAGCAATGGAATGCTGAGTGTCAAGGCTGGTTTCAAAAAGTCCCCGAACCATTTGATGAAGAAAGAGAAATTGACTGGACTCCCGTTTGGTCTTTAACCCACCAGGAATTTAAGTATCTGCCAACGGCTTACTGTTATTATGGCTATCGCCCATCCTATAAACCCGAATGTTGGGCTGACTCCAATGGGTGTGCGGCGGGTAACACTATCGAAGAAGCTATTCTGCAAGGGTTTATGGAATTAGTAGAGCGCGATAGTGTCGCTTTGTGGTGGTACAATTGCCTTAAGAAACCTCTAGTAGATCTAGACAGTTTCGACGAGCCTTATTTTCAAAGCCTGAAGCAATATTATCAAAGGATTAATCGAGAGCTTTGGGTGTTGGATATTACCAGCGATCTCAATATTCCGGTTTTTGCTGCTATTAGTCGGAGAAGGGATTGCCAGGTGGAAGATATAATTTTGGGTTATGGTGCTCATTTCGATCCTAAAATTGCTATTAGTCGAGCCTTGACTGAAGTTAATCAAATTCTTCCTAACGTTTTATTCGCAAAAGCCGATGGCAGTACTAACTATCCCCCATCAGCGGATCCCTTGGCTGTAGACTGGTGGCAAACTGCTACTGTAGCTGAGCAACCTTATTTACTTCCAGAGGAGGGAATTGCTGCTAAAGTTAGTGGTGATTATCTCCAAATGGCAAGTGACGATTTACTCGAAGATGTCAAGCTCTGTCAAAAAATTGTTGAGAAAAACGGTATGGAAATGCTGGTTTTAGACCAAACTCGTCCCGATATTGGACTGAGAGTAGCTAAAGTTATTATTCCGGGAATGCGCCATATGTGGAAAAGGTTAGCACCAGGGCGGCTTTATGAGGTTCCGGGGAAAATGGGTTGGTTGCAAGAACCACTTACAGAAGATCAACTCAATTCTTTTCCAATGTGGATGTGA